Genomic DNA from Chaetodon auriga isolate fChaAug3 chromosome 18, fChaAug3.hap1, whole genome shotgun sequence:
acaaaataacattaaaaacacacaatgagccacactgctgcaccaTAGTTTAAATCCACGTACATAGTCCTGGTGCAATTATTATTCAATAATATTcattcacagctgaaaatagtccttGGAAATGCACCATTTagtcctgtttgagtaatgtttgtgAAGTCGAATCGTACGGAGAGGTGGGCCAgttcattgtgttttgtttttttcttgttatgtGAATCTTATCTTTTAAATTATCTGATAAAATGTTGAAGTCTGGCGGAGGAGAGACTGGTGACCGTATGTGTATTTGCTCCGCAGGAAATCATTCAGCAGCTTATAGATAACAGCTCAACATTCAAAGATAAGACTGAATATGCGCAGGAtaagtacatcaagaagaaaaagaagaagtgagTCTCTTCTGATGATACACCCGCAGTCTCTTTCAGACTTAAAATGATGTAGCGTGCTGTAATTAGTGTTATCAGTTGTTCCCGTCTTGCGCTTTTCCAGGTATGAAAACACCGTGACGATTCTAAAACCGTCCTGTCGCATCCTCGCTATGATGTACCACGGCCGGGAACCGGGGAAGATCTGGTGAGTCAGCACACGGACTAACGGCATGTgtgaaagttgtgtttttttctggcGTGGACAGAGATGAATGTATGATGTGCATGTTTCCGTGTGATGCAGCCACCTGCGGTATGACACACTGGCCCAGATGCTGACTCTGGCGAACATCCACGCCGGCAGTAAAGTTTTGGTGTTCGAGACTTGCGCTGGCCTCGTGCTCGGAGCCGTCATGGAAAGAATGGGGGGTACGTCAGTCCTGTGAACTTCTCTGCGGCGTTTGACCAAATGATTTTTAGCTTTTTCTGTACATGGAATGTATCTTCTGCGTATAGTTTCCTTTTACTCTGCGCTTTGTGCAACtaccctctctctcctcctcgtccaGGCTATGGCTCGGTGATCCAAATGTACCCAGGAGGTGAGCCTGTTCGGGCGGGTGTGGAGAGCTTTGGCTTCCCTGCGCATTTTCACGATATGCTGCATGAGTTTCCCATCTGCCATGTCAATGCTCTGCTGGCAGGCACTCTGGACACCACTGCCAAAGATCCCAGTGCTGGTAGAGATCTCACTCCAAGATGTTTATAGCCTTGTTGTTTAGAGATGAAACAGAGTAGCGCTGATAAGATAGCTCTGAAATGCCACAGAAAACTAAATATTTTCTGCTTATATCTTCATAAATGCTTTAGAAATGAAATTTGCACTACTCATATACATTTAGAAAATAAGACAATTTGTATTCAGCAGTAGAAAAATGAAGTGGTTACGACACACGGCTGTTCTGTGACCTTCCTCTGATACACATTATCTCCTTTACAGATTCACAGCAGTCCATcatggctgcagaggagaagcaaAACATGCCTGAGGCAGAACAGCAGGCCGgttcagaggagcagagcatGGAGGCGAGCAGTGGTGCTGATGGGACCAATGACcaggagaaggaaaacaaggagaaaCGCAGAGAAGCCAAAGTATGTCCACTGTTTGCTAACCCCACGTAGGACCTCCTTCGTTTTTGTGTTACTGttgtgtcttttatttttgtaagtAACAGGAACGAGCCTGtatattgaaaaaagaaatatctATCTAGCCGTTAAATCAGGATCCTAAACAATAACTCCCCTCCAACACTTTGTGCTCTGCTTCCAAgacactaaaaacacaaaaacagctgtgtCAGAGATCATCTTTTCACACATAACAGTAAAATCTGGAATGAGATCCCACATTACACCAGGGCAATAACCTCTattacacatttcaaacaggcACATCAGCTCGATCTGATGGAAGGACGCACCGTCTGTTTTCTTGTCGTCTCTGTTGAttgtttctgtttctattttattttgtaatgtgatGATTTTTTGAGTGAGTTTGTGTCCTGactttatttgatattttttttggtttgcttgGTTTTGTATTTTAGGCTcaggaaagaaagatgaagctggaggagaaacgGAAGAAGCTGGCAGCCACTGCAGCCCTGCTGGAGGGCAGGAATGCCGACGGGTTGGTGTCACATTTAGCTCCCgctttcacatttctgtttgtgtgcgccGCTCTGCTCTTTCcagcctctttctcttccaCCTTTGCTTTATCGGTCTTGGCTGCGCCTTGTAGTAAACAACAGTAATGAGAATAGATCTCCAGGGATGAGAAACTGATGAATGGTACAACGATTGAGTCAGTCCATATAAGTTATGCTAAATCCTTTGCCGTCCTCtgacctcacacacagcagtacGCACACATCGCCTCTACAAGGTGAACAAAGTGATTGCTTTGCAGTTTCCTGTCATATAAACAACTTGCTTCATAGCTTTTTAATGATTGATGGATGACGTGTTGTAAGCCCGACGTCTGAGTATTGATCTGGTTAGACTATTGACTTTCCTACATCAGTCCTCCCCACATCATAGCAGCGATAACATAAACAGTCCCTCAGAGCACAATTTTCCCAACAGTCCTAAATCAGCCTCTTTTACTGATTCTCATCCAGCTCcataaaataagaaattaatCTCTACAACAGGAACTAAATCCTTCAGCCTTCCCGGCATAACTCACTGATGAGATAAATTCCGATATTGTCATCTAACACATTAAGTGTTTAATATACAGTGTACAGTGGACtgtgtatttcatgtttgacGGGTTTGCCTGATCATCTGTTTGCTTCTCACACACAGGTTGGTTATAGCCAGTCGCTTTCACCCGTGTCCAGTCCTCATGGGCCTGCTCAAattcctctccccctccaggCCTTTTGTAGTGTACTCCCAATACAAAGAGGTAAGACCATCACGGCTCACGGTTTTAATGAGAGCCACGACAGCACTGTGGACATCACCCCTGAACGAGCGTTATTACTGGCTCTCATTAGCAGCCGCCGCGCACAGGTTTTTATCGCCCGGGGTTCCAGCGGGGAATGTCCTTACACGTTACAGCAGCGGACATCCCTGTCGCTGCCGAGGAGTTACGATGCTTGTCACATCCCAGCACTTATTACCTCTGTTGTGCTTATGTTGCAAAAAGATCAGTGTGTGCATGGGCGCATGCATGTGCGTGCTTGCGTGTCGACATGTTGACTCGGCATTCTTCCTCTTAATGcccctttttcttctcttcccccTCGATTTCTGCAGCCTCTCATCGAGTGCTACAATAAACTCAAGGAACTCGGCGGCACGGTGAGCCTCAGACTCACAGACACCTGGCTCAGACATTACCAGGTAAGGTTTAAATCAGTGTCATGTTGATGCTTTGAGTTATATAAGctctaaaaacacactgtacgctagaggaaacaccagatgatgCATCAGAGCGTGAGGAAGGGGTGATCCCACACCACTTCACAACATCTTAAAACTACAtcttctgctttcatttgactGAGAGGTCCAtagcagcagaaatgacatactgtgcattaaaaaaacaagtggCGTGAGATGAGTTTCCCTCATCTCAAGGTGGCGTAACCGAATTGGTTACTGTGTCGGACCAAAGTGTGTTGCTTGACCATGAATGTATTTACAATTTGCAGTCATATgaaacagagaacagcagcaaatcatcacagtGTAGAAGCTGGAGCCTGCTAATGATTGGCACTTCTCCTTGCCATAAACCATTAAATCAATTATCAGCATTGTTGCTGCTGAATCAATCCACTAATTAAGTAAGTCCTTCATttagagacagaagaagaaagtcaaTTTGTCCACTTTGTATTACTCGAGCTGTTCTGCAGCATCGGTTCTTTGGAATAAGATTCTTGTCACTGCCTCTGATCCATTACTACAGACTCCCACCATTTGCTCCCCctcttcttattttttcttcctgcttctgCACCAGCCGGCTGCACACAAAGTGTTTGCCTCCTCAGAGAGATCTTCCCCTCCAGACCAAAGCGTTATTTCCCGCAGCTCTTCCTGTAGAATTAATTTCTCC
This window encodes:
- the trmt6 gene encoding tRNA (adenine(58)-N(1))-methyltransferase non-catalytic subunit TRM6; its protein translation is MADNRDDDSQCRIKEGDYVVLKRGDIFKAVQIQPKKKVIFEKQWFFLDKAVGHLHSTTFEIVSGSLQPQKLKSAESTADAKEAGTDNRNIIDDGKSQKLTRDDIETLKEQGLKGQEIIQQLIDNSSTFKDKTEYAQDKYIKKKKKKYENTVTILKPSCRILAMMYHGREPGKICHLRYDTLAQMLTLANIHAGSKVLVFETCAGLVLGAVMERMGGYGSVIQMYPGGEPVRAGVESFGFPAHFHDMLHEFPICHVNALLAGTLDTTAKDPSADSQQSIMAAEEKQNMPEAEQQAGSEEQSMEASSGADGTNDQEKENKEKRREAKAQERKMKLEEKRKKLAATAALLEGRNADGLVIASRFHPCPVLMGLLKFLSPSRPFVVYSQYKEPLIECYNKLKELGGTVSLRLTDTWLRHYQVLPNRTHPLLLMSGGGGYLLSGTTVATDCSKAAGSQRAEEPAPKRLKLTGAEG